CCCGCAATCTGTAGCTGGTGTTGCCTCTACGTTGGAGGACTTGGATATAGTACGTGCCAGCCAGCAAATTGCGTCTGATGCTTTCTGCTTCTGTACCAGGAAGCTCAGATGTTGCGATAACTTGTCGCGCACCATTGAGCAACTTCACATCTGCATTGGCCCGCAAACCCGTTAATGCTAGAGAGAAACTGCTGCGAGCAGATACTCTGAACCTGTAAAAATCAACACGATCTCGAGAACTAACCGAATCGTTAAAAGATCTACTACTCGTCAATAGACCAATATTTCTGGCCGTGTTAGGAGTATTATCGTTTGCCCTCGTTGCAGAGATCTTGCTTACCATAGAGGCCTTTCCTAGTTAAGTATTGAATCGAACAGTCAATCA
This window of the Leptolyngbya sp. CCY15150 genome carries:
- a CDS encoding PPC domain-containing protein translates to MVSKISATRANDNTPNTARNIGLLTSSRSFNDSVSSRDRVDFYRFRVSARSSFSLALTGLRANADVKLLNGARQVIATSELPGTEAESIRRNLLAGTYYIQVLQRRGNTSYRLRVDAELTPVAPSRDPGSTFDTAFSVNLGTGPKAYRQFVGTNDPVDTYSFSLNNTQTFGATISGLTGRVRLSLYYDANNNGSADFSERITSSDGSSSL